A window from Engraulis encrasicolus isolate BLACKSEA-1 chromosome 11, IST_EnEncr_1.0, whole genome shotgun sequence encodes these proteins:
- the rgs7bpb gene encoding regulator of G-protein signaling 7-binding protein B, translating into MCSAPNGRKNRPRSAANIFQIGKASQRDPERRESTESARKAQRAVDDCRMTVQEFNTLVALYREQVISIGEISADCPSLRAQMQKTRVKGCNVARAAYQNLTVISGSEEGEIQPEICRLFIQLQCCLEMYITEMLKSMCLLGVLQLHRRGNEPCPEPNVDCKVDESSDIPILEERSSSPLDFPQDHWMVCTDIENIERDIRDMRNLLTKLRDTMPLPLKNQDDSSLLNLTPFPLVRQRKRRFSGLCCLVSG; encoded by the exons ATGTGTTCTGCACCGAACGGGCGAAAAAACCGCCCCAGATCCGCCGCAAACATATTTCAGATCGGGAAGGCTTCTCAGAGGGAcccggagaggagagagagcaccgAGAGCGCTCGGAAAGCACAGCGAGCCGTGGACGACTGCAGGATG ACCGTGCAGGAGTTCAACACCCTCGTGGCGCTGTATCGTGAGCAGGTCATCTCCATCGGGGAGATTTCGGCGGACTGTCCCTCTTTGCGTGCCCAGATGCAGAAGACGCGCGTCAAAGGATGCAACGTGGCCCGCGCGGCTTACCAGAACCTCACTGTCATTTCAGG ctcAGAGGAAGGAGAGATCCAGCCAGAGATTTGCCGGCTCTTCATCCAGCTGCAGTGTTGCCTGGAGATGTACATCACAGAGATGCTCAAGTCCATGTGTCTTCTGGGGGTCCTACAGCTCCACCGCAGAG GCAATGAGCCGTGCCCGGAGCCAAACGTGGACTGCAAGGTGGACGAGAGCTCCGATATTCCCATCCTGGAAGAGCGATCATCCTCCCCCTTGGACTTCCCACAAGACCACTGgatggtgtgcacagacattgaGAACATTGAGAG AGATATAAGAGACATGAGGAATCTTCTGACCAAACTCAGGGACACCATGcctttgccattgaaaaatcaag atgaCAGCAGTCTGCTGAACCTCACTCCGTTCCCGCTCGTCAGGCAGAGGAAGAGGCGCTTCTCTGGGCTCTGCTGTCTTGTGTCTGGATGA